A region of the Miscanthus floridulus cultivar M001 unplaced genomic scaffold, ASM1932011v1 fs_527_5, whole genome shotgun sequence genome:
AAGCTCGTCCCTCGATCTTCAAGGTACTCACGCATACTTACATTGGTCTTGCTTGTCGCAGTTTTGCCACGAGTTCATTTGCGGCTGTAAGCCTGTAATCTGATAATGTAGATCTGCGCCGATGTAATCTTCCTCACCTACGCTGCTACCTGCAGGATCGCACAATGCACGATACAAAGATAGTATTAGAGTGTGGAACTTTGTTTGATATTTTGTgctaaaaaagaagagaagaaactTTGATTATATTTTAATTTTATAACCGCAGCAGGGTAGCTCACTAGAATTGATATACATACATGATTAGACCGGTTAAGTTTGGTATTTGTATGTAGCAACCTGCCCTAGCTGAACTTTTCAGCTGGCTCCGCCAATGTCTATACTGCTCTCTGAATTTCTCGTGCCACCTAAACTAAGGATGTCATGGTTTCAAATGGTTAGAAGCCCCCAAAAAACTGAATTAACAGTATACTAGCGAATCAGATCTAGCTAGCTTGTGTCTCAGCATTTTGATTCTCACAAGAATATGATGAACACTGCACCAAATAGTGAGATGCTTTTGAGATGCTCCTAGCCACGTTTGATGTGTGTAGGACTGCAGGTAGCAGCTGTCTACTAGCTGCTAATATAACACCTTCAACGTACAGAAAGGTAAATAGTACAAACCTATGGCTATTTATCTTGCTCCATTTCATTAGTATagacctaggccttgtttagttggcgaaattttttggaaaatggtattgtagcactttcgttgttatttggcaattagtgtccaatcatagtctaattaggcttcaaagattcgtctcgtaaatttcatctaaactgtgtaattagttttattttttatttatatttaatgcttcatgcatgcgtccaaagattcgatgtaacggagaatcttgaaaaattttgcaaacttttgggaactaaacaggcacctATAGCTAGCAtctggcattcatgtggacactaaAGCTAGCAGTTTTCATTTTTGTTCAGACTTAAAACTGTTGGATTGTGGTAAATGAAGGCAGCCAaattaaaaacaaataaaaatatatttatgatgTTACATCTCaggattaattaattaattatattgaAGTTGGAGATATGGCATGACATGATCTTGCTTTTTTGGCTGAAGTAGAAATTTCAACAGTTTCCTTTTGTTATTATAGTCATACATGAGTCCCTGATGCTTTGTGTTCAATACTTTCATTTATCTGCACTTGACTTTATTTGAGAATCTATGTTGTTCAGACTAGTGGTGAAGAACTGAAAGTTCTGTGAGTCTGCACTTCCATAGAAACAAAGTGATATCTGCTTAGTCATTTGCACCCTTTGATCTGATTACTTTTTTGGGACCTGATCTCATCCTAGAAGATGATGCTTTTGCTAGACAGAGGAACATGGTGTTCCATCGTACATTATAtcgtaaacaaaaaaaaaacatggtgTTCCATCGTACCTGATCTCTCCCCCTCTCTGTTTTGATTCATTTGTTGATATTACTCTGAGATGCATTAGTTTGTCGAGGTCTAAACTATATAGATGGTTCACTCAAGTACACAGGAAGCCGATGTAACTTTGTTGATTCCTAACAGTGGGGTAGCAGACTTCAAGTGGTGATGGGTTGAGTGGGGAAAAATGTTCGTGTACATATATTAGTAATTGGGATGACAAATCCAGAAATTTGTAAGTGCAGAACCTAATTTTGTTTGTGTTTTACACAGCACTGTAGATAAGCTTTAGTGTTTTAGGAGTATGCTTCTTTTctaattttatcttttttttactTTGTGAGCACCTGGAGCAGTGGAGCATAGCCGGTGGTGAAGTTTTTCTCTCGAGCATCTACCAACGACCTGGGATTTGTGATTGTACTAGCTTCCCTTCTACTGGCCTCAAATCCTAGTCAAGTAGTTGGTTAGTCCTCaatctgatttttttttcttctgcaTGGCCATTGCATCTGGTTCAGGCTGCAGACTGCATGCAACATGGCAGTATTAATCTGACTATCTGAAGCAAATTTTGGTACTTGTACAGAAGGTGGGACAGGGGAAGTGTTGTCTTCACTTATATTTTCTTGAGCTGCAATCGTTGACCTCAGATTTGTCCTGGTGCTGCTGCCAGTCCTCACTTAAATGATAGGTATTTTGAATAGACGATAATTTTTCATCTGTGATATCTTGACTTATATCACTTATAACTGATGACTTTATTCTCATGAAAACATTGAGACTTCAGCTATTGCAAAATTAGTTGCATAATGTTACCCAATTGGGATTGGAGAAAACATCCTGTGGACTACTTGTGTGTGATAAACTGCTTGTCACTACTAGCTGTTTAATTGGTCTATAGAAAATTTGTTACCGCTAATATCAAGTTAATTTTGTACTGCTTTGGCTATTCGTTAGAATGTTGGTTAGTACTAGTTGTTAGTTACTGTTTTAGCAAGCTGTACTTGAGGTACAATTCTGCTTTTGTGAATTATCTGATTGTAGCCTTATGCCCAAAAATATGCACGAATCGTACTGGTACTTTTCTTGTAGCTCATTTACCGGCTTGCAAGTAGACCATTTTGAACTTGTTATGTTTCTACGAGTATTggtttactatatatatgcaacaaacaTGAATATAACTCTTGTTTCCATCCTTCATGGCTCATCTGCCATTCTGAATTTGTTATGTCCCTATAAGTATTGAGTGGTGATGGTTTGATATTTTTCGTTGGAAATCTGAGCATTAGTCACTAGTCATTTCTTTTTTTTAAGTAGAGGGCAACTGGAGATGGATCCTCTCAAGTTTCAACAAACCTGTACCACAAGTCATTTGGGCTGCAACCAGCATGTTTGATCAGCATGTGTGCTGTGGAGCAAAAGTATTTTCGTAGCAACCATCAAGCAACAAGATTATTATAGAAATTATCTGGTTTCTACCATCTAGAATGTAGCCTATGTTGGTTGTGCAACAAACACTCCATTTTGCTAAGTCAGTGCCTATGGtctagtgcaagcggtagagtcttaccgtctatgGCCGGAAGGTCCCGGTTCGAGTCGTAGTCTCATCGCcttgcacaagcgagggtaaggcttgccgtacccttccctagaccccgcatcGAGCGGGAGCTCTTTGCCCTGGGTACACCCCTTTTAATGCCTATGCTATGTGCTAGTACGAAAGGCTGTTTAGGAAGCAGTTGCTTCATGTTGCTTGGTCTACTTTATGACTTAGGGATATAGTAGCATCATACTGAGATGTATGACTTTTTTATCAACTTTAGCTGTCTGCTGACTTCATGTTGCAGTTAAGGCAGTTGCTTCATGTATGACTTAGGTTGGCACATGTTGCCAGATGTATGATTGTGTGCACAAACCTTATGACGTGAAAAGTATTATTTTCTGTTGAGATGTGCATTCATGTAATTCTTTTGATGTTTGACTTTGCTGAATGACTTACACTCATATGGCGTACAAGACAAATTAGATGTAATAAATATTGACCttcatgtgatatatgtttgtttgTGTACCTTCATGTGACGTGAACACTATATTAAGCTTGAATCTGGGTTTGATATGTGATAAATGTTTTCTCATCGTATTTATTGTTTTCGGTATATTTATGGTGTCCTGTTGAACAATCTGTCGCTATAAATGCATGGACTATTGGATGATCTGTCGGTATATGCTTGATAACAGAGCATTTGTTGCTAAAAACTAGCAATGGACTATCTGCCACTATTAATATTCAAGGTAGCAGAATGTCTGTCGCTAAAAGCactgtctgacgctaaagatttttagcgacaaGACTTACGCCGTCTGTagaagtctgtcgctataactttttagcgtcagattgtctgtggcggtagccgcttttagcgtcagaccatccatccatccatcgctaatcttggtgttgtggtgtagtgtgaGTCCGGTCACAATCACCATCTACTTCTTAATAATATCTCAAATCCTTGAGGACACAAGCTACTTAGACACTCTGTCCGTCTGTAGGCCCTCCTCTCGCAGTGATCCAATCAGAATGAGTCAAAGCACTAGTgtcaagcaaaaaaaaaaggtgcCTACATGTGTCATGATCCGAGCAGTTGTGGTGCGAAAGCGAGAGGAAAGATCAAATAGACTAGGTAGCAGGATATATATGAATATGGAATGGCATCGATCCACTTGCATTGCAAATTGCGCTAGTCGCGACAAGACAGAAATGAAGTAACAAAACCATATCACACGCCCACGGAAACACCAGGACGACGCCGAGTCGAGTTTGGTCGAGCTCGTCTCTCCAGTCCACCATCCGCCCGGCCGCCCCCTGGCTATATATCCGAACCGCGCCTCCACCACCGGCCCAGCCTCCGGCCGTCTGCTGGCCTGCTGGGTCCTTGTGCTGGCCTCTCTGCCGCCGTTCCCCCCACATCCGGTAGGGCGGTAGGAGCTTTATCAACTCCTCTCCTCCTTTTACCTTGTCTCCTCGCCGAAGTGCTGCTGGCCACAACGCAGCCGCCAAAAGGTTTGATCCCAGCAATCGATTCATTTCCTGCTCATTTTCTCTCGCAGTTTCTTGGAGCTTTCACATACCTGCATCAGCTCAGTTAGATGTATGCCCTTGTATTAGGTACTAGACACTTTGTTGTAGGTAACAGAAGTAATGATATGTGTTTTGCTCTTGCGGAACTTTGTTTCTATGCATGTATTTGACTGATAGATGTATATCATCCTTAAGGTGATATATATAGTAACAACTAACAAGCAATAATGACCCTTCTTTGGAGTCAGCTGCTACATGCACTCTAGCTGAAGGATAGtcagagttttttttttatgCCTCGACTCTTTAAGTACAAGTTGTAGTGTCTGAACTCATGCACTAATTTACACCACCACACACATCCTAGTGTGCAAGTTAGACCTACACCTATACGAAGAGGCTGCACGTGGCTGAAAGGTATCCGAAATCTTTTAGGCATCAACCAACTAACTCACACCACCATACGCACACACATCCTAGTGCACGAGCTAGACCTATCACCTACACGAAGAGGTTGTACGTGGCTGAGAGGTATCCAAAATCTTAGGCATTAACCATTGTGGAGCATCCACGTATAAGGCTGCAGATATCCAAGACCTGCAAATATCATTTTGGAGAAAAACCCCATGCGACGCCCAAAAGGGGATCGATCCCGGACGGGTGCGCTGCATGACGGTAGTCGCTACCACTGCGCTACAAGCGCGTCCGCTAGCCAGCGTCAAGCTGAAGCCTTATTTAGTTTCTCCCCTAAAATTTAGTCCTATTACATGcagagagtattaaatatagactaaaaaataactaattgcacagatggcAACTACTTTATAAGACCAagtttttaagcctaattagttcacgaTTTGACAaagtagtgctacagtaacacatatgctaatgacgggttaattaggcttaataaattcatctcgcggattactaatgacttgtgtaatttgttttattattactatccgaacactctcaTGTGACACCGCATGTGACACCCCTAAACTTTATCCTgtgaatttaaacaccacctgAATCACTGATGAGTGTAGCCAGAATTCCGTCTACTGCACGCACTAGACTAGAAGGATAGTCAGAGTTGGCAACTCCGTCAAGCTGAATTACTGATGAATCTAGTCAGAGTCCGTCTACTTCACGCGTCCACGTGAAAACAAGAAAAATCAAAGGCAGTCAGAGTTTCTATTACACACGAGCCAACGTGACCTTTGCGCTACTTGGCATTAAAATAGAATTAGTTATTGTCCATAAACAAAAATCTCTATTTCATGCGTCAATTTGACCTGGTATATATGGACCCCTTTCTCAGGACAGTTTGAAGCAACGATCCTCGAAGTAAAAGCAACACAGCAATGCCGACAAGGTTGATCTTGCAATCGTGTCTGCTGCTAACAGCAGCAATGGCTTCAAGAGCTACTCCGGAGGCCAACAACACCTCGGGCTGCCCTGGCAGCTGCGGCAGCATATCCATCCAATATCCGTTCGGCATCGGCGCCGGCTGCTTCCGAAATGGCTTCGAGATCATCTGTGACCACGTCACAGGCACGCCGGTGCTCGCCGGCACCACGAGGCCCGTCCCGGTCAACCTCCTCTCCATCAGAACCGCGGAGGCCCGTGTGATGCTCCCTGTCGCGTGGGAATGCTTCAACTTCTCCAACACCGTGTACGCCTCCAGCAACGGCGATGTGCATTTCAACCGCGACGACGTCTACCGCATCTCCAACACGCACAATCAGGTCGTTATAATCGGTTGCAACACCCTGGGTTACACCCAAAGCCAGCGGAGCGAAGGCAACGGCTACTACCCCTACGCCTACTACACCGGCTGCAtgtccttctgcaacagctctgaTAGCGCGGTGGATGGCGCCTGCGCTGGCGTTGGGTGCTGCCATGTCGACATCCCTCCGGGCCTCACCAACAACAATATGGCCTTCGAACACTACAACCACACGGCGGTGCTGGACTTCAGCCCCTGCGACTACGCCTTCCTGGTGGACAAGGACAGCTACACCTTCCACACAACTGACCTGAACATGGACAAGAACACCACGATGCCGGTGTGGCTGGATTGGGCCATCCGCGGCAACCTCACCTGCAACGAGGCAAAGAAGGCACAGAGCTATGCTTGTGTGAGCACCTACAGTGAGTGCCGTGACTCTTCCAATGGACCTGGGTACGTCTGCAACTGCAGCAAGGGATACCAAGGCAATCCCTATATCGCCGGCGGTTGTACTGGTAAGTCTGCACAATTTGATCGGTAAAAGAAAAGTTCAATGTTTTCGAGGTAGGAAGCAAAAATTCTGAATTCAAAACAGGCTGAATTGAATTATGTGTCCATCTTGCTACATTTTAATCACGGGCAATCTGATTGTTAGTTCAGTTAGTATACACCGCACCCTTTACCCTTATGTGGTCTCAATCCCCTCTCATATATGTGGGACacgagtcactgacaacggaccAAAGTAGAAAATCACACTCACCGCCTAAGAGTGACAATAGTTAATTGCACCTGTAATTTTATACTTCAAAAGTCAATTTAATTTCTAATTGGTTTTTCTTAATTATGGATAGTGTTATGTGGCTCTGAATATCTGATAAACATGGTTGGTAAACAACGCAGATATCAACGAGTGTGAACATAAGGAGTATCCATGCCGAGGCATTTGTGAGAACACATCAGGTTCCTATGAGTGCAAATGCCCTAGTGGTACCCACAGTGCCGATCCACTGAATATTCCCTGCAACCCCAATTTTCCGCTTGCAGCAAAAATTGTCACAGGTATATATACATATGATCCTTGTGCATATATATTTTTCACTTATTATTCACTCCTAATAAGTACAAGGTATTTGTTCTTGGTATACATAAATTTAGTACATATCCTTTCATATACCAAATTACCAATTATGACCATTTCGGATACTAATTATGGACCGGCACTTTCATATACCAATTGTGGACCGCTACTTTACATATGGTACCACATAATTGTAATAGGATCCACTGGACAGCCTTTAAACTTGATGTATAAAACCTACAACAAAAGAGAACCTGGTAGTCTAGGGGGTTTTTTATCACTAAAATGATGAAGATTTTTGAAGCTGTCTTTCATATGTGAAAAGTTAGGGATTTTTTGCCATAACGACTAAAGTACACAAAAAAGAGAAGCAGCAGTGCTGCTGTCATCTTTTGAACTGCGTATGTTCTTGTGAGGTTGTCCAGTTCGGGTATAGGAACACTTTAATTGATGTTTGTATTTGTTTTGTAGGTGCAATAGGTGGACTTTTCATCATTGCCATTGTGGTGTTC
Encoded here:
- the LOC136532135 gene encoding wall-associated receptor kinase 2-like: MPTRLILQSCLLLTAAMASRATPEANNTSGCPGSCGSISIQYPFGIGAGCFRNGFEIICDHVTGTPVLAGTTRPVPVNLLSIRTAEARVMLPVAWECFNFSNTVYASSNGDVHFNRDDVYRISNTHNQVVIIGCNTLGYTQSQRSEGNGYYPYAYYTGCMSFCNSSDSAVDGACAGVGCCHVDIPPGLTNNNMAFEHYNHTAVLDFSPCDYAFLVDKDSYTFHTTDLNMDKNTTMPVWLDWAIRGNLTCNEAKKAQSYACVSTYSECRDSSNGPGYVCNCSKGYQGNPYIAGGCTDINECEHKEYPCRGICENTSGSYECKCPSGTHSADPLNIPCNPNFPLAAKIVTGAIGGLFIIAIVVFIFLLGKEKRKMKEFFRKNGGPLIEKVNKIKLYKKEELEPILKTSNRIGQGGFGEVYMGYIRDEIRPVAVKKPRIDVKLANQFANEVIIQSRVLHKNIVNLIGCCLEVDVPILVYEYVPNGSLDKILHESNGMPLDLDLRLQIAAQSAKGLAYMHSEITTPILHGDVKPANILLDEKYIPKISDFGTSRMITIEENYTSTIIGNWGYMDPEYVQTGLYTSKSDVYSFGVVLLELITRKKVLDPEINNLLGNSLDTYTKKKGVIELVDPEISAKGTIGMFHSLAEIIVQCLNLDVDLRPEMADVAERLQFLLK